The following coding sequences lie in one Vibrio toranzoniae genomic window:
- the phnR gene encoding phosphonate utilization transcriptional regulator PhnR: MQYVKIKDVIVEQIESGMLTPRQKLPAERKLAESFDTTRVTLREALSSLEAEGRIYREDRRGWFISPAPLRYNPTQTLNFTNMALAQNRNPKTELVSAKGILATKEATKLLELQPFSDVYRVDRVRYLEDRPVVYVTNYIRPELFPNLLDYDLSKSLTDIYREHFGVVYQKIRYRVSTTSLLGETAQALRATSGSPAMVVERVNYNQNGDLIDCDIEYWRHDAISIESIAQLER, from the coding sequence GTGCAGTACGTAAAAATCAAAGATGTCATTGTAGAGCAGATAGAGTCGGGGATGTTAACGCCACGACAGAAGCTGCCTGCAGAACGTAAACTGGCTGAGTCGTTTGATACGACACGAGTTACGTTACGCGAAGCCTTGTCTTCACTTGAAGCGGAAGGACGCATTTATCGAGAAGACCGTCGTGGTTGGTTTATCTCGCCGGCGCCGCTTCGCTACAACCCGACACAAACATTGAATTTCACCAACATGGCTCTGGCGCAGAATCGTAATCCGAAAACTGAGTTAGTGTCAGCGAAAGGGATATTGGCAACCAAGGAGGCGACGAAGCTTCTTGAGTTACAACCGTTCTCAGACGTTTATCGAGTCGATAGAGTTCGCTACCTTGAAGACAGGCCTGTTGTGTATGTGACGAACTACATTCGACCAGAGTTGTTTCCTAACTTGCTCGATTATGACTTGTCCAAATCACTGACGGACATCTACCGCGAACACTTTGGCGTGGTGTATCAGAAGATCCGTTACCGTGTGAGTACAACGTCTTTGTTGGGTGAAACAGCGCAAGCTCTGCGTGCGACTTCGGGTTCTCCTGCAATGGTTGTCGAGCGTGTTAACTACAATCAAAACGGCGATCTGATTGATTGCGATATTGAGTATTGGCGTCATGACGCGATCAGTATCGAGTCGATAGCGCAGTTAGAGCGTTAG